From the genome of Candidatus Hydrogenedentota bacterium:
AGTTTGCATGGCAGGGCGAGGCTCTATTTGCATTTCGTTCGGTGAAATTCCGTGACCTTCCATGGTCAATATACTCTCTTCCCTCTTTTTTCTTCGTGCACTTCGTGGCCTTCGTGGTGAAAAATCTGGTTGCAACCGGAGACTGCTCCGGAATTCCACGTGGTTGAAGTCCATGTTGCGTACCGATAAAGTAGCACCGACAAAGGAGGTACCCATCGCATGGGCGACGTATTCATGGCCGCGACGCGGCTCGCCGATATTCCCCGGCCCGAATTTCCATCGGGCATGTCTGTTCGGGCGTATCGTCCTGGCGATGCCGCAACGTGGACGCGAATCCACGAAGACACCAGATTCTACGGCGCGCTCCCACCTGGCCTGCACGAGCGGGAGTTCGGACGCGACGACACGGCCCTGGCGGAGCGTCAGCTCTTCGTGGTCGATACCGAGGGCCGCGACATCGCCACGGCCACCGCGTGGTTTAATGATCCCGCGCACAGCCTTCCCGGCGGGCGCCTGCACTGGGTCGCCGTGGTCCCCACCGCACAGCGGATGGGCGTCGCTTCTGCCCTCGTCGGGGCGGTGGCCGCCCGCTTCGAAGCCCTCGGCGAGACGGCGGCCTACCTCACCACGGATTCGCACAACACGCGCGCGATTGCGCTGTATGGGCGGCTGGGGTTTCGGTTGGTGCGGTAGTGACTATAGACAACCTGGCGATAGTGGAGCAGAAGATTGGTTTATGCCCACGTCACATCACCCACAAGTCGTGACCGCTTTTTAGCGGGGGTTCGTGGAAGAAACGAGCGGATTCAGAATCGGTGTTTCTCTGGCGGCATCTGGTGATGGGATATGGAAATAGCGTGGCCATCCCGGCACCTCATGGCTATCGTCTGTCGTGCCACGCGATCCGCCCGAAAGGGCGGTTCGTGTGCCCTGGATCAAGTGGCCGTGGGCTTGATGATCGTCCTGATCGAGCGGCTTGTCTGGTGAGGGGAGGGTGCTGAAGGGTTGGGTCCACGTGCACAAGGCCCCGTTGGGTTATCGATGATGCGTGCGGTGAACTCCGCCCCAAGCACACGAACCGGCGTTGCCGGATCGCGTGGCACGACGCAGGGTGGGCGCGGGGATGCGGGAGAACGGCCTTCAGTATCGTCCCCTCACCCACAAGCTCCCGCCGCGGAGCCGCCCCGCTTGAGGGTGGCACCTGCGGTATCTGGTGAAATGTTGGGGACGAATGCACGCCCTCCGGACTCCAGACTCCAGACTTTTTCCCTATTCCCTCCGCAACACAGGATAGGGCACGTCGTAGCCCTTCACCGAATGCCACAGGACGCGGTTAAACAATCCTTCGTCGGCTTCGTCGATGTCGTCGAGGGGCATTTTCATGGACTGCTTCGCGTAGTGGCGCTGCAGGCCGCGGGTGGCGGAGACGGGCGGGTTCATTTCGTCCAGGGGGATGGTGTTGGGGCGCACGGTGTAGGGCGTGAGGTCGGGGGACTGGTTGAAGCAATCGGTCATGGGGTTGGCCGCGAGGGTGAGCTGGTTGACCGGGTCGAGGCCGAGGATCAGCTCCATCGTGCGGAGCATGCTGCTCTGGTTGTAGTGCTTGCTGACGACCTGGCCGCGCCTGGTGTAGGGGCTGATGCACAGCGCCACGGTGCGGTGGCCGTCCACATGGTCCAGCCCCGCCTGGGGATCGTCTTCCACCACGAAGATGACCGACTCGGGCCAGTAGGAACTGTGGGTGATGGCGTCCACGATCTGGCCCAGGGCCAGGTCGTTGTCCGCCACACAGGCACGGGGCGTGGGCATGTCTTCGCGTGTGCCGGAGGTGTGGTCGTTGGGCAGAAGCATGGTGATGAAATTGGGCAGGTTGCCCGCCTTCTCGAACTCCGCGAATTCCTTCAGGAAGATCTTTGCGCGGTACACGTCCTGCACCTTGCCGGGGAAACCGATGAAATCGGGACAAAGGTACTGCTGCACGCGCGGGATGTGGGCCGAGGCTTCGATCTTGATCGCGTCGCCGCCGTTCTTGTATTGCTCATAGATCTGCGCCCAGGTGGCGTCGCTGGGTGTGATCGTCGCCTTCACCATCTCACCGTAGTTGCGGAAGGTGAGTCCCTTCGCCAGGACCTGATCCCAGATGAAGCCGGAGGAGGCGTAGGCCAGGGCGTCATCGCCGTCGTAGGGATAGCTGCGCGTGAAACCGCCGAACTGCTTCTCGATATAGTCGGTGACATAGCCCTCGGCGACCCACTGGTGGCCGTCGGCGCTCAGCACGCCGTTGCAATAGAAATTGTCCAGCAGCACAAACTCTTCCGCGAGCGCATGGTGGTTCGGCGTGACTTCGCGCGGAAAATGGCACAGGTTCGGGTCGCCTTTGCCCTGGGGCAGATCGCCGAAGACCTGATCGTAGGTGCGGTTTTCCTTGATGATGTAGAACACATGCTTGAAGGGCGATACCTCGCCGGGCCGCGTGGGCACGGGCGTCTCGCGCGTGCCGGGGCGCTTGTCGCCGAGCTCGGCTTCAATGAGGGGGAGGCGCATGTTCTCCGCGACGCGCAGGGTATAGTCCGCGAGTTCTTCGCGACCCGGTACGGGGATGAAGGATACACTCCCCAGGTGCGAGTGGGAATTCAGGTAGGTGCCGGGAGGAACCTCGCCACCCTGATAGTCTTTCAGGCGCTTAGCGACTACTTCCGATTCTTCAAAGCGCGAGCCGACGCCTTTGGTGTTGGCCACATAGAGCTGGTTCGAGGCGGCGTCGAAGGCGAGCGCGCCGGGGTACCAGCCCGTGGGGATGAGACCCTGCACCGCGCCGTCCTTCGTGCTCATGACCGCGATGCAGTTGTTTCCACCGAGGGCCGCGTAGAGCGTCTTGCCATCGGCCGACACGGCGAGGGCGTTTGGCGCGCTGCCGAAGGGCAGGGTCGCCTTGGGCTTCGCGATCCATGTGTCCGCCACGGCAAGAGATTCCGGCGTAACGGCCGCCGCGTTCAGCACTGAAATCGTGTCGCTGTTCGCATTGGCCACATAGAGCTTGCCGCCGTCGGGCGATAAGGCCATGCCGCTGGGGTGGAGGCCCACGGGCACGTCGAAACTCGTCCAGCCCCGCGCTTCATTCATCGGCGTCACGTGGGTATCCATCTCCGCCACCACCTCGGCGCTGGTGCCGTCCTTCACTTTTACCGCGGCCACCTGCTGAAGCTGGATGACGGTGATGCTGCCCGTGTTGGCAATGCCGCGCTCGTCGATGGCGACCGGGGTGCCGGAGGAGTCGGAAGTGGGCACGCCTTCACCGGGACGGCTCCCGCCCCAGTTGGTGACGAAGGCAAAATCACGCTGAATCTTGATGTCGAAGGGCGCGACGCCCACGGAAATTTCTTCCACGACTTTTGCCGTGGCAATATCAATCACGCCGATGGTGTTGTTGCGACTGAGACAGACGAAGGCCAGTCCACGCTTTTCATCGAGGGCGATGCCGCCCGGCGCGCAGTCGCCCTTACCCCCCGGTCCCGGCAGCTCAACTTCCAGATCCCAGGCATAGGCGCCGCCTTCCTGCCGCGACGCGCGGTGTAGGTAGCGCTTCGACGAGGTCACCCAGAAAGAGCTTCCATCGCCATTCCACACGAGGCCGTTGAAACTGCTGCCGTCGCGCGGCAGGGGCATGGTCTGGAGGATCGCCCGCGTCCCCGCGTCGATGAGGATCACGTCGGCCTTACCCTTGACCGCCAGCACGGGCGCGGCGGGGTGGCGCACGATGTTCACCGGACGACCGGGAAAGAGAATCGTCTCGCCGGCGGGATCGATGAGCTGGGTCGTGGGGACCACATAGGTCCCGTCGCCATTCGGCCCGACCACGGCCTGCTCGAGGAAGTCCGTGGGACTTTCGGAGACGAAGTCCTCGCCTTCATCTTCGTGTTCGGGGGTGGTCACGCAACCCGCGACCGACAATGCCAGGAACGGCAACAAATAAATCCAGCGCATGGAACTCTCCTCCAGGATTGGTTTGGGAGAAACTATAGCACAGATCAGCGGGACCGTCCCGTGTAGTTGGGGCATCTTCACAATCTCAACTGTAATCCCAGTACTTGTGCTACTATGAAAATAGTTGAGGCGCAAGGACTATTTGATTCGCGCCTGGAGGAAGTATCGTGAAATCAAGTCTGGATTTCTATGAGGGGCAAACTTTTTCTTCATCTTATCGGGGGCTTCATTTCGTACAACTCAACCGATACATGGCGTTGTTGTCAGTCCTGATCATCGTACTGCTTACCAATATTATCGAGCAGCATGAAGTTGACCGAGCCGACTCGCTCTTCTTTGCGGTTGGGTTATTTCTTGTCTTTTTCCTCTTCCGGGGCCGTACGACGCGCGAAGTGTTCCGTTCGACCGTTACGGTTGTCGCGGGCGGCCTTGACGTTGAAGATGGGGACGACGTGGCGCAGGTACCCTGGCCGGAACTACTGTACATCCGTATCGACCGTTCCGCATCGGGGCACCGGCGTAAATTCTACATCCGTGCGCGCGGAGGCAGGCTGTTCACCTTGCTGGACCCGGAGCAGGGCGAGCATTTTGAGGCCTGGGCGGTGGAGGTGGCGCAGTCTGCCGGCGTCAAAGTCAGGATTCTAAGTCGCTTCTATTTGAATGGTGAGCCACTGTGGACCTTTCTGTCTTGCTGTCTCCTGCTGGTGGTCTTGCACGCAACGAGCTTTTTCGGATTTTTTTGAGGGCGGGCAAACAAGATTTGCCCTTGGCACAACGGACCGGGCACGAAGGGACTCAAACTCGTCTCATGCCTTGGTCTCATCACCCACAAGCTCCCCCGCTTGAGGGTGGCACCCGTGGTTCACTTTGCTGGCTCAAAAGCGTGGGACAGTCCCATTCGACGACTACCGTCAGGTGATCAATCGCAGGTGTACGTCGTGGGGCCGTTCGAATTCGCCGTGTGCCCTGCTGGACAGTCCCATAGGGTCACCATTTTACCAACAGCGGCGCGATATAGCGCTCGACTTCCTTCATCGGTGCGGCGGTCGCGCTCAGGTTTGCACGCTGGTAGAGCGGAAAGCCGAGTCCTTCGTCGCGCGGGGAAATATCTACCAGGGTATTGCCGCGAAACTTCATCGTGAGTTGCTTCGGCTGCTCGTCCGCCACCCAGTTGGGACCGGGGTCGGTGGATTCTTTCCAGAACTCCGTCTGGCGCCATTTGAGCGTGTACTGCTCCGTTGTTTCCACGACGGGGAAGGTGATCACGATCTCGTCGCCCGCCTTCAGTCCACCAAAGACCAGGCGCCCGCCGATCGCACCGGGCTTCACCGCTGCGCCATTTACGGTGCAGGTCACCGCGCCATCGTTCACCCAGCCGGGCATGCGCAGGGCGACGGTCGACGCCTGCTTGTTGCGGATGACCACGCGCCCTTCGTAGGGCAGGTAGCTGTCGATATCGAGCCAGGGCGAGGCGCGGTTGAGCAGCAGGTTCACGTGGGCCGTGCCGTCCTTGAAGCGCACGATGGAATCCCACGCGGCGTACATCGCGGGGGTGCAGTTGCCCGTGCAGCAGATCGTGTAGAGAAAAGATAGTTCGGGGATCAGCGTCGGGTGGGTGCTGTCGGAAAGGAAGACGCCCACATTGCGCTCGGCAATATTGACGTTGCTTTCTCCGGTTGGATCATAGGGACCGGTGGTCGTGTCGTTCTTGCCGCGGCCTGCCGGCATGGTATCGATGGCCTGCTGCAGCTTCGCACCATCGGTAATCTGCAATTCCGCGAGGTGATTGCGAATGTAGCCGTCCGCGTCGTCCCAGTAATCTCCGACACCCAGCTCGCTTAGCTTCAAGGCCAGGTACGTCATGTCGCCCGTGGTGCAACCCTCGCCGAAAAGGCCAATGCGGGCGATGCCGAAGGTGCGCATGTATTCATAGCCCTCGCGCACGAAGGTTTTCAGTTTCGCGTCGTTCGTGGCTTCGGCCTGCCACAGCAAGCCCATGAGCGCCTGGGTATAGGAATGATGGTGGCCGGTGAATTGCGCGTGCTCCGCATCCACCACCACCTTCGGCGCGGCCTCGGCCCGCCAGAGCTTTGGCTCCAGCAGGAAGCTGCCGATCTTGCCCGCGAACGCGGTGTAGGCCGGATCCCCGCCATGATCGCTCCAGCGCACGAGGGGGCGAATCGCGCAGCCGTGGATAAAGGCCTGGAGCCAGGTGCCGAAAACGCCCAGGGCCGTCTCGCGCTCATCGGGTACATCGTCGTAATACCAGGCCCTGCCCTCGGCCTGCTGTGCAATCGTGATGTGCTCCTGCGCCATTTTGTCGATGATCGCCTTCAACTCGGGATTTGGATCAAGTTGGTAGAGGGCCATGAGGGCCAGCATCGCGCGGGACACGGGCGTGGGCGCGGCGGGGTTGATGATCATCCAGTGCGACGCCAGCATGCCCTCGAAAGTCTTCGC
Proteins encoded in this window:
- a CDS encoding GNAT family N-acetyltransferase; this translates as MGDVFMAATRLADIPRPEFPSGMSVRAYRPGDAATWTRIHEDTRFYGALPPGLHEREFGRDDTALAERQLFVVDTEGRDIATATAWFNDPAHSLPGGRLHWVAVVPTAQRMGVASALVGAVAARFEALGETAAYLTTDSHNTRAIALYGRLGFRLVR
- a CDS encoding bifunctional YncE family protein/alkaline phosphatase family protein → MRWIYLLPFLALSVAGCVTTPEHEDEGEDFVSESPTDFLEQAVVGPNGDGTYVVPTTQLIDPAGETILFPGRPVNIVRHPAAPVLAVKGKADVILIDAGTRAILQTMPLPRDGSSFNGLVWNGDGSSFWVTSSKRYLHRASRQEGGAYAWDLEVELPGPGGKGDCAPGGIALDEKRGLAFVCLSRNNTIGVIDIATAKVVEEISVGVAPFDIKIQRDFAFVTNWGGSRPGEGVPTSDSSGTPVAIDERGIANTGSITVIQLQQVAAVKVKDGTSAEVVAEMDTHVTPMNEARGWTSFDVPVGLHPSGMALSPDGGKLYVANANSDTISVLNAAAVTPESLAVADTWIAKPKATLPFGSAPNALAVSADGKTLYAALGGNNCIAVMSTKDGAVQGLIPTGWYPGALAFDAASNQLYVANTKGVGSRFEESEVVAKRLKDYQGGEVPPGTYLNSHSHLGSVSFIPVPGREELADYTLRVAENMRLPLIEAELGDKRPGTRETPVPTRPGEVSPFKHVFYIIKENRTYDQVFGDLPQGKGDPNLCHFPREVTPNHHALAEEFVLLDNFYCNGVLSADGHQWVAEGYVTDYIEKQFGGFTRSYPYDGDDALAYASSGFIWDQVLAKGLTFRNYGEMVKATITPSDATWAQIYEQYKNGGDAIKIEASAHIPRVQQYLCPDFIGFPGKVQDVYRAKIFLKEFAEFEKAGNLPNFITMLLPNDHTSGTREDMPTPRACVADNDLALGQIVDAITHSSYWPESVIFVVEDDPQAGLDHVDGHRTVALCISPYTRRGQVVSKHYNQSSMLRTMELILGLDPVNQLTLAANPMTDCFNQSPDLTPYTVRPNTIPLDEMNPPVSATRGLQRHYAKQSMKMPLDDIDEADEGLFNRVLWHSVKGYDVPYPVLRRE